ttaaatgaaactaaattttaaaaaatttattagtgtattttaaaaataaagattaaatattattccgtatttaaaaccgtttttttaatgaaaaatcaaatatatggaagaaaatactataatattaaatcaagaaattttattggctCTTTAAAAATGGGGAAATTCTGTAAAATTGTAACTTTAGGCTCTTTCATTTCTAAGGTTGCCGACCCCTGTGTTATGCCAATAACTTCCTGTCCAGGTACCTGCTAATACTGGGAGCTTGTGACGTCTTGTAACTTCCTGACCATAATATAGCTCAACCAAgaacaaagttattttaaaagttaggcATCAAAAATGattgggtgaaatttttttggagtcaaatttaattttttacttgcaAATAGACTAACAACCACTTACTTTTAAGCCTACcttctttattttgtatgagttattacaacaaatatacAGTACTTACTCTATTGTCTATGGTTTGTCTAGGTGAGCCCAGCACAGACAAATTCAGCAGATATTTTCAGATTTGGctcacatgaaaaaaaaaaaactatccaaacaattttctttgcaattatCAAGTCAAATTGTTCTTTGAAATTATCtgcttattatttatatatttaactttgtaactttttgtgcaaaattatatgaattaaaacatatcagtaattacatttttacagacaaaatttaatataaatgaactaaatgtgtgaaaaaagtacacatttaaaatttttgctaaattatattacattaattgcctaaaatataaaatatgtgttATATGCATACACAGTTACACttattgcatataatttatttgggTTGTTAACTCCAGGGGTGCAGATTATGTCTGGTTGCATAAACAAGGTTTGGGGTCAGGCAGCCcgggtgaatttttttatatatttaaatgaaaaaatagcaaaaaatttttcaatttttttttgacaattcactgtctttttttcaaatctcgTTTTTCCTGACTATTCCCAGGGCTTACGAATCTGTCATTTTACTTCCAGAAGTTATCATTGTTCATTTCCGAATTTTCATTccatattctaaatttaatgagaTCAGAGTTTAGAAAAagattaatacaaattaatttttttatttggtttttattttttaaaatgtcatgttCTTATAAGGCGTGGCAAAGCTTTGTcgcgtttttaattaaatgctcctaatttttttcttatttaatccacttttttaaattatgagtttaaaaaaacaaacaaaactaaCGTCTCAATTTTGGATTCTAACGGatgtttcataattatatttggaataatttaatGCTAGTTTGATGGTTTTTGTATTTCCCTCTCACTGGCACAGCcaattatgttaataatttactaaactatgatttcaaaattctgattattttttaaatgattaaattcagCTTAACTATTATTCctactatattatttaataaaaaataaccgtATTATAATCGTTttcttatttccatttttttttcttagtaaagTATGgggatatatttttcatatctcTTTCATCTTCTGTACACTGATAGGCGTGTGCAATACATTTCCCCCGCCCCCTCGTGAATCAACGAGAAAACAAAATCAGCCTGCCATTTCCTTAAATTTGATTGACGGCAGCTTACCAAATAAACAATGATTCTTTTGGAGgcacaggaaaaaaataaaacatttgtccATTCCCTGCCCCCTCTTGAGCTAAAGATCTTCAAGGTCACAGAAGAAATGAAGTTTCTCTGGACAAATGGGGAGAAAAATCCCCCCTTCCCCCacattttcctctactcaacTTAAGGAGGTGTccaatttccgctttttttcttaatcattctagttcaaaatggcggGAAAACTGAGCAGattttttccaggttttctGGATACCGTATAAATGGTTATTTACTGTACTATATCTTATTCTTATATTTAGTATCTTAATATGCTTgtagactatatttgaaaaCCCCTACTAATCACtggatgaaattatttttttaccattgaaAAAACCCATGGTGctctgttttttcttaaaagcgcAAGTTTTAGTGAATCCTGTGCAGTTGTCGCTGTATTAATTGCCACACTTAATTACCGTGGCAATTTGATTACTTATCTAGccgcaaaattaaaatttcaagaaatccaaaactttatttactatccataaatttactataattataaataattgattctAACTAATTTGTATTGTTTAACATATTAGAGagatttaaaaaggaattttttaactttttttaaaaaacttagtaaaataattttctcttggCTCAGAGAAAGCTGCATTCCAATGTATATCATATGCCAGTTGATAtaagagttaaattttattgggTATTGgtgaaaatgcatattttacttGCTGcagaatttaaatgatatttcagATGTAGCTGAGTgctactaaaaatttaatgtgtggTCTGGTAATGTGCTTGATGGTATATGATATCCCAAGAAACactttccttaattattttttttactaaactttaattttaattatatatagaaTTATTCTATTGTAGTTGCTTGACTGGAAGgaacgaaatatatatatataagatatatTTCTTTAGTCTCAACATACAGAATATCACTTTAGTTGCAAgtctgcttttttaaaaaaaaaaaatcggttttCTTAAGTTTAAGAAGCTTCTCCATTATCATATAACCTCTCAAAAAGgtcaagaatccaaatctgttaaaaaaatatatatgtttctttAGACTAAGTATGTTGTGTTGGATgtcgtaacataaaatatcctctgcaCTAATTAAGCTGTAACCAAGGTATAACACAATGTTGTACCCTGGaccaatttttctttcttgaatttttttttatttgctgaaGTGTATGATATTATTCAttgacaaaaatgtatttctcgcaaaatttctgagttatttgaattaatatattttgcataaaagtgtaaaaagtcaaaatttgttGAAGGTTCAACACTTCCTTATTCTCATCTGtgatattttgtttgtaatttttattccaactcaaacaagcattaaaataaagaaatagtcaaattttttttaaattaaccatcATCTTTGTTATATGGTGAATCAAAGATTTTTGAAGGAAACTATccagcattttagttttttccatatgaggatttttttccttctgcaaggtgctttccaaaaattaatatttttttctttatttctatctTCACTACATATTGGGTATTCACTGTATTATTTAAGTCCCACGAAACTTCTTCTTAAAGCacctaattttattgtttaatttttttttaactgtgctgttatttaaaaagttttatgactCTTTTGtgcaaattcattttgaaatatgttaaattatgatattttttaatttttattaggcTATGTTTTTTTCTAGGTTCCTGTGAAGCAGTTAATTTCATGGAAGTTgatcaaaatttctattatttcactttaaacaATGAACGCCACTGGGATATTATATCCCAATCAGTATTCAATGTTGcataatatttatctaattgaAAACATAAAGTATATGTGTAGGTAAAACTGTTAATAAttgcttttcaaatcaaatttcaaaattagtcgCAATAACATGGCAGAGAAACCAAGCAAGCCCTCAAATGTTTGGGGGAAACCTGTGCCAATGAAATTGTTTGCTGCCTGGGAAGTTGATCGCACCCCACCTAACTGTATTCCCAGACTGTGTACTTTAAATTTGACACGGCTTGTACTTTTAAAGCCTGTTGTTGGTGAAATGAACTCTGTCACTATAGCAGTAAAAATGCAAAGCTCTAAACGAATTTTGCGCTCTAATGAAATTTTAGCTCTGAATAATGGCCTTATTGATACTGAGCTagatttaacattttctttgcaatatccacattttttaaagcgttGTGGAAATAATCTTCAAATAATGCTTCAACGAAGGAAACGGTATAAGAATCGAGCAATTCTAGGCTTTAAAACTCTTGCTTGTGGGATTATTAACATGGCTGAAGTTCTTCAAAGGCCTATGGATAAAGAATTAGAATTGCACtcaaacaataaagaaaaaagtgaagTTATTGCAAAAGTATTAATGTATGCAATTTCTAGTCAGCCAGTCGATCATGAAGAAATAGATAGGCAAAAGTCATTACGAGGGATGGAAAGAACTGTTgaagttgataatttttcagatgaagaagaagaatataCATCGAATGAAGATGGTTGTGACAGTGAACCTGTTGTTGAAGATTCTGGAGCTGCAGTAGATTCATTAAACCATTCTCATTTGCGAAAATCGATGAATCCTAAACTTTTCCAGAATGTAGATCGTCCTGATCCtgcagaaagaaatataaagcaGAAAATCATTgccttacttaaaaaattcagaataccTGAAGCTGAGGTATCTGATTCTGAACAATATCAAGAAGAGCTTGAACAAGAGCTTATTTCTCAGAATCCACAAGAATTTGAAGATCTCATTGATGAACTAGAAAGTATGAGTGATAGTGGTCCCGATGTTGATGACATCAGTATTTCTTCTACACCAAAACCTAGTTTACGGCCATTTTTTTCATCAGGAACTTTGACTGCTATTGATAAAAACAACATGCCTATGATTAGTGACGATAGCTCTAAGAAAACTGATGATAATCATGAATCGGGCACTGATCAAGAAAATACTGATACTAGTCAAACTGCAAGTCCACCAAAGTCATTaacaatggaagaaaaaaaaactttttctcctTCAGGCTTAGAAAAAGATAAGAAGGCTAAATTATTTGCAAGAGAAAAAAGCTCATCCAAAGATAAACGAACATCAAATGCGAAAGAAGGCCGTGAAAAATTGACTTATGAAAAATCTGCATCGAAAGATTCAGAATGCAGTCCTCAGAAAACTGTCCTTGAACAATTAGCTAAAATATTTCCTACTGATGATTCAATTCCTGATCATGTAATTGTTGTTAATGCAATTGACGTTGTTGGTAACTGTTTGGCTGTTCAATTAATTGATAGAAAtgaaaatgtcattactatcTTATCAAATTCTGATTTACGAGCTTCATTTTCTTGCTTAATGAACAAGATCCAGAagttttgtaattgtaattCACGAGCAccacaaacaataaaaattggtattttggGACATGATAGTTTTTTTAGTTCTGTTTTACGCTTGTATGTTGAACATTTTTCTACGAAACCATCAGAATGGCAAGCTTATGTAAAATTTTGCCTTATTCCTTTATCATCAAGCACAGTGTCAAAATCATTAAGTAGTATTGATAATGCATATTCTAATGTGTTTATGGATTCTTCTTGGAAAGATCTGTTGGATCATTGTAGTGAAACTTCTTCGACACCTGAAATTGAATTAACTGTTAATCGAATCATGCATTTTATCAACAATGCCTCTTATTTGTGGCAAATGGCAATAGCTGAAGCTATGGTcacttataaagaaaaaagttctgaCGAAGAATCATCTCAAGTTTTTATTCCCTTTGTCACTGATGTTAAAATTGGTATAATGGAAAGTGTGACCCAAACTACATCTGTTGATTCTGAAGAATTAACTGCAAATTTAACAGTCCCAGGCAATTCTCCACCATGTACAATAACTGAAAAAGGACCGCGAGAAAGTACAACTCCTCCAAGTTCTCCAAGTATTTCAAGTGCATTTTTAGGAAATACTTCTGGATCTGCTGTGATGTCTGCATTTGGAGAAACAATGGATCTTCAACTTGATTATTGGATTATGCCACAAAAAGGGGaggcaaataaaaaaacagaatctTCAAAATTGAGCTTGAAAACCACCTTTCGAAATTTGCATGTATCACGTACTAGTAGCCCTGTTGAACCTGGATCATCATCTCTTACTCTTACCTATGTTACcaaagaaaagaaacagaagATTATGAGGCTTggtaagaaaaaggaaaaagaaaaagagctaGACAACCGTTATCAGCAAGTGGAAGGTATTCATAGGCTTATATGCTCTTGCCGGACCTTACAAACACCTCTCAAAGTAACTATAGATGGAGTTGAATGGAGTGGTGTGAAATTTTTTCAGCTCACTTCTCAGTGGCAGACACACATTAAGTACTTTCCCGTTGCATTATATTCTATGATAGAGCATCCATGTTAAATAGCTTTATGTTACTGCTTTTAGTGCCaagtgcaaagaaaaaaaaaatagagactTGCTAAATCTATGTCAATATTTGCTTTTATCCCTGGATTCAAAATGTCTTCGTTTTCTTACTCTTTAGGTAGCaaataatttctgttatttCTCTGATGAACAATTATATGTAGCTGAATAGAGTTTGATGTTTGAACTTTTATGGGaagtttgcaaaaatattttgttattgctTTAGAGTCTGAAGTGTTTCTTACTGTTTATGTAGTAGTAGTCCTGGTGTTTTAAATTTGCTGATGTCTGTGATAGATTGCTGTTTCGATGgctgtatttcttaaaaatatgactaatatttaagtatcacaaaatttttgaagtttgcttataaaataattttactatttttataatcctCATAAACACATTTTATGCTGTTACacccacttttattttttgatgtttgtACATTTTCTGTTAGTTTTATATGAGATTCAAGGCAAGGTGCAAGACTGAAGTGTGTATTATCTAACTTTATTTTGTGGGtgttaaacattatttcaaaatttatgtatctTGCAACTTTGTTTGcgaggtattttttttctttcttttttatcttcaacatactatattataaattgcacaatATATCCTTTATATACATATGTTAACTGTATAAGcttaatttagtttgaaataccaaaaatatgtatttcaattATAGAATAGCAAATACTTTGCATGCCAAGTCAAATTAATACCTGATTGCATAGTGTCATGTATAAAATTAACTGCAATTAATTGTAATATGAtactaatttctttaaaaaactttgtcaTATTGGGTATTATATTTGTCACTATCCATGAAATAAACTGATGCAATAACTCACAAATATCTATcactttttcatatatttacattagttttaaaagtgtgagGTGCCACAAAATCTAATAACTTAATATCCATCAGCAATTAGGgagattatcaaaatatttattgatgttgaaatatatttgttcaTGTATGTGTTAATAGATTTGTTGTTAATATACTCACTTGATGTGCTTCATGTAATGATCTTTATATagcaattctttttattcaacacAGCAATTTCAAAGTTGAGCATGTATTTgtattagtttgaaaatgtgCATGAACATTGTTTTGTACCTAAGTGTGAAATTATCAAACagtattcaaaaataagtaaggtATGGAaacttgatataatttttaggaTAAAATTCAGGACTATTAACATCTTTTTAACAACATATGAGAAAAACTTAagagaaaaagtaaaacttaagAAAACCAGGATTTCTGAAGCTTTAGAACattgaaaattgtgttttaactagaaaagattttttatactGCATctgtgaaatattaaataaaacccACTGAAATATTTCTTGGAGTTTTATGTTATCTCATCTTCTTCCCTAACAAGTATTAAAGTCCTTGAAAAGATCtcttttgaaaaagcttaaagGATGGTGGTAATTCATTACATATTGCTCTGTAAATTTGTATTCAACTGTCATCTATAAAGAGTAATATTAGACTTAAACAATAAGAATCAGTCAATAGCTTATTCTGCATACAAAATGTTTTCAGGTACTtcaaaaaagcttattttatattgtaacatAATGAATTAAGTacctttataaatttgttttcaaattaaaatataatgaaattattttgtacttctcttattttattgaagaaaaattgagCCTGTGCATaagtgtttaataattttcatataatttctgCTGTTTTGGATGTTAGGtgcaggatttttttctttctacttagcattattttttcttattaatttttttcccatatgAATACAAACATGCTTTTATAGGGACAAAATTACTGAATGCATGAATTAGGCTAGAAATTATACTTTTGCTATTTAAACATTACTGATTTTCTTTGTGTTTATCAAATTTGATgagacataaaaatatatttggtcaaatttttttataaaatgttcaatATCTCTGTTGGTTATGTAGtttcgttattttaattattttcaaattttttaatattttgaataacttttaagcTATTGAGATGAAAATCCTCTGGTCAAATTACACATTTATGGAAATCGTgatgttgaaaatatatttttaaaaatttttcggtTAATAGTTTACATTTCCACtacttttttgataatttcctttgttttgatagaaattcaatttgtgttcagataatttttgaaacttgttgcttattttacaaaaaaaatttattttaaaagatttaatgtttttttggaaatttatggaattttttttcttgatttttttgttctttttgttaacataactgtaatttttttaaaaatctttttgagctaccattttaattctttcatgtATAAATATTGCCTTATAATTCATAGGCTATTTAACATGTTCTTTTGCCAAATTGCATGATTTCTGTGTGACAAAATTCTTCCTTACAGTTTGAGTTTATAAGATAAGTCAAATGGAAGTAAGATTCATATTATCcaattatttttgcagaaaataaattttctcatgACTATTAcatattctttattaatatatttaacaattttaataaaagctaaaataagaaaatttaactttgattttatttttatggattactcctctttaatgaaaaatatggtgTACCCACCTGCTCTTGGCTGGCATTGAACATGTTAACATTAGATCAGTAGATTTACAGTATATCCATAGTAcagtagatatatttttatagtagttGAATATAAAATGTGCAGTTCTATGTTTTAGACAAATAATATCATTGGCAATATACCAAAACCACGATTCTTCCAATgttcacttatttttttgttttgtttgtctCTTGGTCAACTACACTATGCCAAAGAGCCTAATGTGGATGTCACACCTAAGTAACCTAGAATAGTATATGATTTTACTTATCGTATATGGAATAGTAAACCTTTATCTCAATACTTTTTACTGCATTTGTGGTTTTGGCACAATGCTGAAGATATGCTtgtttaagctattttttaagaagttatcCCTTAAGTCTTGCCCTTTACATTCCTGAGTGCTTTGGAATAGTTTCcagatattttttatctgtaaatcAATGACTTATAAATTTCTTAGGTAAGCTTAATTGGGttataaaaatgatcaaataagAATCTCATAGTTTTCCTgtaattctaatatttcttcGTTAAAAGGTTTACAAATGagtgtttaaaatattcgatTTGTTTTTCGcctttaaatttacttctgcaattttttttgtttacatttaaaactatgCCTAAACAAGCATTAAGATATTGAAGACCTTGTTTGATTGTTAATGTACTACAGTCTTTCACTTAGTGTAGTTGTATTGTTTACTTCTTCTCTTTTGACTTGATAAAGCCTTCCATTTTGacttaggtttttatttttcatatttcttcctAGTTTGGTGtaatgtaactttaaataagtaataagctTTATAGCACCGAAACCATTGTTTGGAATTAAGTACTCTCAAATCTTTACTTTTGCGAAATTTCCTTTTTGGCTCAAAtgtttttttgccttttttacaaccttttttttttatttaatgttaattctgTGTAGAGGAATCCCAGTGGTATGTTCAGTTCAGATCACCCACTCTAATCAAACAAGATCTATTGAAAGTTGCGGTGAAATAAACAagtcattgaaatttaaaatgctataatctttatttttgtgaatttaaaaaaaaaaaatttatttgaatttatagttTGACT
This region of Parasteatoda tepidariorum isolate YZ-2023 chromosome X1, CAS_Ptep_4.0, whole genome shotgun sequence genomic DNA includes:
- the LOC107443172 gene encoding phosphofurin acidic cluster sorting protein 1, coding for MAEKPSKPSNVWGKPVPMKLFAAWEVDRTPPNCIPRLCTLNLTRLVLLKPVVGEMNSVTIAVKMQSSKRILRSNEILALNNGLIDTELDLTFSLQYPHFLKRCGNNLQIMLQRRKRYKNRAILGFKTLACGIINMAEVLQRPMDKELELHSNNKEKSEVIAKVLMYAISSQPVDHEEIDRQKSLRGMERTVEVDNFSDEEEEYTSNEDGCDSEPVVEDSGAAVDSLNHSHLRKSMNPKLFQNVDRPDPAERNIKQKIIALLKKFRIPEAEVSDSEQYQEELEQELISQNPQEFEDLIDELESMSDSGPDVDDISISSTPKPSLRPFFSSGTLTAIDKNNMPMISDDSSKKTDDNHESGTDQENTDTSQTASPPKSLTMEEKKTFSPSGLEKDKKAKLFAREKSSSKDKRTSNAKEGREKLTYEKSASKDSECSPQKTVLEQLAKIFPTDDSIPDHVIVVNAIDVVGNCLAVQLIDRNENVITILSNSDLRASFSCLMNKIQKFCNCNSRAPQTIKIGILGHDSFFSSVLRLYVEHFSTKPSEWQAYVKFCLIPLSSSTVSKSLSSIDNAYSNVFMDSSWKDLLDHCSETSSTPEIELTVNRIMHFINNASYLWQMAIAEAMVTYKEKSSDEESSQVFIPFVTDVKIGIMESVTQTTSVDSEELTANLTVPGNSPPCTITEKGPRESTTPPSSPSISSAFLGNTSGSAVMSAFGETMDLQLDYWIMPQKGEANKKTESSKLSLKTTFRNLHVSRTSSPVEPGSSSLTLTYVTKEKKQKIMRLGKKKEKEKELDNRYQQVEGIHRLICSCRTLQTPLKVTIDGVEWSGVKFFQLTSQWQTHIKYFPVALYSMIEHPC